TTGACCCCTTTTTGTAAAAGTAGTCTTACTAATAAAAGCAGCACGAGTTTCTTTTAGACGTGATTATAATTTAGAAGAACcccctcttcttaaaaaatttatcacCATCCATGGTTAGagtcaataaacaaaatgcctAAGGTACTCTTTTGGGTTATTTGAAAATTATCCAAAGGAGTGGATTATGATGAGGTGATCTCCCCAATTATCAGGCACACTTCTGTCAGAATAGTGTTGGCATTAGTGGCCAGTTTTAATCTAGAATTGGAGCAACTGGATGTAAAGACGGCTTTCCTTCACGGTGATTTGGAGGAGCATATTTACATGGAGTAATGTCACCAAACACAGAGGAAGGCAGTTGATAATAAAGACCGCGATGGAAACAGCCCCCAACTAACATGGGGGCCACTTACCTTGCGAGATGGGGGGACACGGCTGTCAAACATCAGAGAATAAAGCCGTTTCTATGATATGTGTCCATGCTTCAACACAAATGACTTTTGTTCTTGGTCGGAATCTCATTTCCTTGTAAGGTTACTAAAAGgacttatcaaaagaaaaatcaaagctTACAACACTCACAAATTCgatatattcaaaacaaatgTATAAAGAAAAGCCAGGCACACATAAAAGATGGAAGAAACGAATGCAGCAAGGAGAAGTACCTGGACAAAGGGGTACTTTCGCAAATATTCTCTTGTGTAATTATGAGAAGCCGAAAAATGTGGCCCACAAAAAAGAACACGGGTTATTCGTTCTTCGCTATTCCCATCCATACTCTGAACCTTGCCTGACAATCTGCACCAACAACATTGGaattaggaaaagaaagaaaaatgctatttaGAGTTGATAAAACAACTCAAAACTGTATATTGAAAGTCCTATGAAATACCATTGAGCGGTTTTAAAGATTTAACGGGTGAcatgaaagagaaaaacaaaacataactcCACCAAGGAATGGAATGCGCACAACAAAATTAGAGTTGTTTGTAATTGGTTCCTCATCAAGTAGATGTCACCGTTCACTCATAACAAAACTAATGTTAAAAGTAATTGCTAAGTAGTTAAATTCGCCATTTTTACTTAAAACCATAGGAGGAACGATGATTTAACTTGATGTTAGAGATACATACTGAGTTCGAACTTGCGTCCATAATATACCTGTCGTTAAGGTTAGAAATATCTCACTTAACTATATGAGTAAATCACCATCTTCCCTCGGTTTAAGTTTTCGGGAGAAGATTTAACATCCACGAAtcgtgaaaaataaaatgtgataaacgTAGCCAAGAAGTATCCACGTTAGGCTGTACATATGTCGCTCTctatataacaattaacaagAACACAAGCAAGAGTGTCGGTGtctgacatatataataataaaaggatTCTGGCAAGCAAACACCAAAGACGTGGGACAAGATATTACAATACAGATAGCCATTAGACAtggatcctttttttttttttttttgaagaaaaacaacaataaaaagagGTATTCAATCCTCTGGGGAGACATATAGACAACAAAACTTGggtataaatattaaatggtaTAAaacgaattaaaaaaaaaaaaaatagaacaagaagaagaggaaTAAATGAAATTGGTACTTACAGAAGTGAAAAGGAAGAGAGGAATGGAGAGTACTATTTACCTGTGAAGAAGCCGACGGTATTTTGTCAGAGACGAAGCAAGATTTCGAGTAAACTGTCCCCCCAACATCTCGGAAAGGCTTGGTCGTCTTcgttaaaaaggaaaaaacgcCGGTTTAAAGATAATTTGAGACGAGACGACACGACACGAAATTTttcagaaaaaattaaatataatattattataatataatttttttaatttttaatttatttttattttaaaattttaaaattttatattatttattatattttctataaaaattataataataaaataaaataagataggattaagataaaatattttaaataaacagGACAGATTTCGtgtcaaaattttgaatacGTTGCACATTTCTACTAAAACATTAGAACAAAATCTTTTAAGAAAAGAGTTGGTTTCGGATACTATATTAAAataggtttttaaaaaatatttatatatatgtataaattatattttaaaataatattaatacaagtcttaaaaaattaaaacacatattaataaaaattaataatacttcTAAGTTCTCAAtctaactattaaaaaaaataatcacttatttttattgcaaaaaagagagtgagaatttaattttcaattctcTAAAAATGAggcttaaaatataaaaataaatagtttttaaatatgagaatttgagaaaaaattataaaaaaaagtcatatttttacattaattataaaatacattaattttggCCCATACATTAAAAATCGGTTGATATTGATTAAAACGTAACAGTACGGCCAATATTTAATCCAGTACATAGCACCTATCTTCTCGTATTGATTACTATTCTGACACGGTAATTACCGGTGGTAGTATTCACTATTCAAAACCATGCTTCATGGGGTtatttataattcaaaaaattaacttttaaataataaaatctattttattcacttatcaaatatataattgtaGTAAAACTTGATACGTCAATtactataataaaatatttgtattttaactgttttttgtaattataattataaacacATCGAGAACGAACCTGaggaatataattttaaaattgaaataaatgatattcttcattagaatttttattatttaccgTTACAGATTTCCTGCTTTTAATATGTCACGCTTTTAACATATGTCCCGATTAACGGAGAAtattcttccaaaaaaaaaaagtaaaatatgtaaacTTTGAAGCCATTTAAAGACGTCTTTGTTATTTGGGAAAGCAAAAAGGCCCaaagcaaataaatatttcagtGACTTTTATcgtttgaaaattgaaatgggCCCGATATTGCCCTCAAACCCAAATTGAATCGAAGGAGCTCTTAAATTTCAATCTGGCAGAGACCGATCGCTCAGATAAAAGCAGTATCTGTATTGCACAGGTCAATACAATTCCACGGTCAACCTCGTCACCCTTCTTCCGAGCCCCCTCTCTTCTCTCCCAAGTCCCAAGAAATATACTCCAACAATGAAGAAACAATACTCCTTGTTATTGGAGGGATCGCCTTTGGACAATGACGGAGCttcttgtttgtttgctttATGCGTCGCATAGTCTCAGAATTCAAGGCAAAGAAGGCACAGGACATCATCAGGTAGAACATGAACATGCTCGATCGTATTCTTCAAGTTTGAGCAGACAATCACTTAGGTTTCGTACTTCTCATTTTCTTACCgattgtttctctctctctctctctctctctctctctctctctctctctctctctctctctaaaagaaGTAGATTTCATCGAGTCTGTTACGCAGCTACTCTgttttttgcctttttaaattagaagaatgaacgaaaaattatcaaaatatcagGTTCAATGTCTGTAGACTATAGGGTGGCTTAACTAGAGCCTAACCGAACGGTCCGAACCTCGTCTCTGTCAAGTGCGGAAAAAAGTTCAAGCCACTGTGGAGGGGAAACTTTTATATGGGCCGTGTCAAAGAACTGCTTGCTAATATGAGAATGGTGTGGTTTGATTGACTAGAAGCACAAGAAATGTGTCGCAACATTGAAGGATGATTTGAAGAAGCTTGCCTTTCATAAACCTGTGTGTCTCGGCAGAAACTGTGATGTAATTTATGGGTAGCCAAGATTTTCGAAGTCCACATCCATTCCTTTTGATTGTAGCctattaaatttttctgagacaaGTCCTGTAAttccgataaaaaaaaatgtggatcCTTGTAGTGATATCTTAAGTCAATGCATTCCTTTGTCCTGTTCCTTTCTGGTTATGTCTAATCTTTAGGCATACATTTCGGATCTGCCATCTTTCGATTGAGATTGTGATTGAGCTTCGGTTAAGTTCTGCTCCCAAGCCTCCAAAATCTTCTATGCTGTTTATTACCAATCATTCTAATTCTAATCATTAAAAGTTATCGCTGCAACGATCACAAGTATGAAGTTCtgattcatttttaaaattattctgGATATGTGAATATTAGAGTTTCCCGTTGTAGATTTTTACGAGGGTTGAATTCTTTTACATATGTATCTGTAAGTTTAAAATGTCTAAGaatttttacttacaaaaaagtTCTTAGGATTTGCGACAAATACCAGGCTCCATGCTATCTGCTTTTGCAGGGAGATTACGTTTCTAGTCACTAGTAATTTTCAGACATCACGGTTGCCTTGGAACACAGACAccctttttaaaatgattggcGTTTGCGCCTGCTTGATCGTTCCCCTAAAATTGCACAAATGTTCGTGCATATATTTCTGCACATGTATGAAAAGTCCATTCCCCTTCCTTTTTAATCTTGCTCAAGACCGCTactaaaattgatttttaaaaaattatcttcgGCTGCTGATACCATTTGTCTTCTCAGAATAGGTGAACTTCTGTGTCTTTTGTAATCTtaaattataactttttattacATTGTAGACGGTAGTTTCCATTAGGAGCACTGTTGCAAATGAAGCCTTTGGTACTACGTATcgttcctttctctttctttttttctttctttttttccatcaTTATAGTTGTTTCCATGTGAATTggtattgatatttgtgctggACACTTCAGAAGAATGGAAACCAGGAAAATCCCACACATATACTCACACCTGCACACGTCTTCTAACAACGCCCACGTGACATTTGATCTACCCTCATCTGATAgttgtacttttattttttgggctGGAGCAGGTGAGGGGCTTCCCAAAAGAAGGCTAGATCTGGTGTCACTTGAGGTTTATTCATCCCAAATTAATTGAGAATCCCTCCTCAATGAGTACTTGTCACAAAGAGGTGAAAAAGGGTAAGGCCTTCTTGTATCCTGAAGTATTCTAAATCTCATGTAAAAGTATCCTATACAATGATGACTAAAGGTTCCCACTTGGATGAGTTCAGTTTATGTCACTTCTAGTATATTtgtttcataattttctctgaCCCACCATTAGATAAAacttgcccccccccccccccccccccccccccccaaaacacaAAGTGTATCATCATTTTGACTCCTTGGAGTTCTGTGTAAATTTAGATCtcaattttcaattatttttgttttcctacATTTCTATTCTATACTTGCATTTTATTAAGGTATGcccttttatttattaaaatctattattatCAGAAAAGACTAACTCAATTACTCAACATTTATCGATTTCTCTTTTTCATAGTTGAGATCCGTGAATAAAATTGTCTCTCAGATCCGTTACTGTTTTGACTCTATCAAATGTACTTAATATTCTTGCATTGGTGCGTTTGTCATGAACTTAGTAAAGGAAAGGTGATTTTATTACGTGACTTCTTATTGTTGCTATTTATGACCAGATCCACTTTGTCGATTCTCTTATGTATCTTGttttttatccttttctttACCATGACTGTAAATGTCTTGCTTTAACCTATGGAAATCAATACAGTAGGTCACATTTAGTTAGTGCTGAATGACTAATAGCACTTAGTCTTTTTGCTGTAGATTAGTTCAGAGATTTACCTgctaataagaaaaatgaatggaCACGCTTGCCAAACTGAAAATTATGAAGTTATTATTTGATTCCAATTTGTGTATAGGCTTCAAATTTACCTggtatatattttctaaaatttttacttGTGATGGTACAAACGGCATACAAGTAAGGACATTGAGTGGTACCCCTCCAAAAACAAGATAGTAGTTTccaatcataatattatttgagtaatgctacatataattgtGGAATGCGCAAGCGCCACGCAATCGTTTTTAAAAAGAGTTAGGACCACtattaaaaacttttttttttatgtgggtcctgtacttactcatttttttcaaagggatTGCATGGCGCTTATGTattccacgactgtaaatatcatttctctaaaagtaaacccacaaaTTTATATGGTTtcatataatacgttagatatattttacaataaaaatagttttacaatttaatgtatcacatcaagtcacatcaacttataaatttacttttgtgagATCTCTTTGTGGGTAAATCATTTCTCCTGCATAAATTTCATTTAGAGAAGGGTGCATGGAAATAAATGTAAATAGGAACTTATGGCTACTAAAGTGACACTattaaatcgtaagtaacttgGTAGGGGCAACAGTGAACGTGCAAGCTGTGGTTTGATATTTTCATTATCAATGGGTATTTCTGACACTAATaatgtgattttcttttccTGTTGGTATTCGCAAGTCCTAATTGACTTATATTTTCATTCTTTATGATTACATAGTTGTTTAATCTCTGAAATTTAGAATCAAAATAATCATTTCTAAATGTCTTTCTACTGCACTCTTCAATGGGTGAATATGTTTacattttttcctttatttaatataatttcaatttCCTGTAAGGTTAAGGTACTGATAGTGTATGTGAACACCCCCCGGCGCGCAGCGGTTCTCATGTTTTGATGATTAAGAAGGGACGATGGCCCAAGAAATAGGCAACAAAAATGCAAGCTTTTTAAGGTTAGTGGAGGAGAGAACATTGTcaatggaagagaaaaagaagcaaCAAGAGGCACTAATCCCCTATCTTCCTAAAGATTGCATCTCAAACATTCTTGTTCGACTTCCTCTTGACTCTCTTCAAAGGTCAAGGTTTGTTTGTAAGGCATGGTATACCATAATTAATAGTGCCATTTTTATTGATGCCCATCTCCGTCAATCTGAGTCTGTTTTGATTTTTCTATCATCAATTAAAAGAGAGAGCTTGTACATTTCTCCTATGGCATCGATCCCACCAGAGAAACCAAATACCATATCAGTTGAGGTGAAATCTCTTCAGTCAGAATGTGTCCCTGTTTTTGGGCTGCCAAACTTGAGCCCCACCTTAAAGTCTTATATTCAGTGCTTGGAAATTAATGATGGAAAGAGCAAAATAGGAGAATATAATATAAGTTGCTTGGGAAATATCAGGGCTGCTTGCAATGGTCTAATCTTGCTTGATAACAAACTGAAGAAAGGACTAATAGTAATGAATCCCGTGACTAGGAAGTTGATTGCACTTCCTCTGGGTACTTTATATCCTGCTCATGTTGAATCTTATGGCATGGCATTAAGCAGTGCTACTGGTGAATATAAAGTAGTACACTTGTTTCAGGATGAGTTAGGTTTTATCGGTTGTGAGACCTTAATTGTTGGTACGAGATTATGGCGTGGGGTGAATGGACCTTCTTTCGGACTTGTTAGCTGGTTTGGTTGTGAGCCTGTTTCAGCAATTGGAGCTATGCACTGGGTTCCTCATATTGATCATAGCGATTACGTAGTGTCTATGGATGTGGACGAGGAAAAGTTTCATACAACACCATTCCCAAAAAGTTGCAGGACTCATGATGGGATTGTCGAGATGGGTGGTTTCTTAAGTTTTGTGACTCATGAAGAAGTGAACCAAATAGACATTTGGATCTTGAAGGGCTTGGGTGAAGCCTGGACCAAGCAACATTGTATTACTATGGGATGTATAATGGATATGTTTCCCTTTTTCAGTATGAGGATGAAAGGAGATATGATTTTTAAGAGGGAAGAAGATGGATCATTTTATGCTTATGACTTCCAGCTTCAAGTGATGACAAGAATTGAGATGCAAAATGGTCGCTTCCCATTGTCATGTTCGTTTCTGCCTCACGTCAATAGTCTTGTTTCTTGGTCTAGCCGGAAGGGAAGCCAGGATTTGTGCAACTGATTTGTTTCCCGGCGAGCTACAATTGCCGAGGAACAAATTAGCAAAGTTATGGCATGTTTTCCATATAATCACTACAATAGGACACATCTCGACGTTTTCTTTATGCTTTTGCATCTTTTGTAATGTTATGCCTGTACCGTATATAGTGGTTGAAAAGTATTCTATCAATGAATGTGGGTGGCTTGAAGTATTTGACATCTCCTATTGGTATGCCTTGTGAGGATGATAAGTAGCCATTCTCCtcttatatataaagataaatgTTCTTTTTTCTCTTGATCCCCGCCGTCCTACtcattttctctccattttATTTCCTCGGCTGATGGGGAATTATAGTTCTAACTAGTGATTGGTATGGATTGTGCTACAACAAGATTCTTCTTTGGCAGttttgtttggttacacagatgaaatgagatgagatgaagtgAGATAAGAGTTGAAagctgaataaaatattatttgaatataattctttaatataatttttttgttgagattttaaaaagttgaattatttattatattttgtatgcaaatttaaaaaaattataataattatatgagataatatgagatgagattgttTTATAGTAACCAAACTAGCTTTCAAATACTTGGAAACGCACCAATTTTAGCATGGTATCATTTAGGTTGAATTCTTGTACTAGAAAAAAGGAATTGTGACTTGTATCCAAAAACTTAATCTGAcgaaaaaatatagatttaaaaaaaataatatttgcagttgtAATTATGTAAGTGTCGTataatctatttgaaaaaaataaattaaaatggaatttaaatgaaaaaaattaattttttaatcgtgaattttactattttttaaaatgattgtacaGTATTTACATACTCCacgattttatataatattactttaaatttaattatttatattatatttttaacactcTCCTCACGTATGAATCATACTCTCTCAACGAGTAGATCAAATCTTGTTATGTTAAGGTTAGACGTTATTGCTATGACATATAGATGGAAATAAAGACCAAAAAGATATAAAAgttcataaattaaaaaagtaattctCCTTTTAAATCTTTGAAGGTGAGGATGAACAGAGGCTTGATTTTTATActcaaaatccattttttatttatatttttctacgTTGTTAATGGTAAACGATTAGTGTATCTTGTTACGTTCaattaatgaaaagaaattgttgcttgggaaaaaaaagagagtaaaatgCTAGGGTAGGACCACCAGACACGGAGATTATGGCTGTGTAATATTTAacactttttaatatattttattattatttattatttattaatatttaatattctattattattttttacttattttttaattactgcTCACAATATACCGCACTTCAAAACACCCAAATCTAGCCTATATGTTGATGCGCGAGCAAGAGAGCGAGCGACCGAGGAAGCTATCAAATGGCGTGCATTGTAAATTTCTCGGCGACAACACAGCCAAATCCTCAGCCTTGCTTTGCTTCACTCCCAGCCTCCACTTCTTCCCATCGCTCTAAGTCCCCCAAGCTTCAAAGTTCACACTTGTCATTCGCCTCGAACAATTCACGCCTCTCCCTCCGTTACGATAGAACCCTAGCCGTCTCTCCTCCTAGGGAAACCTTGTTGTCAAAAGCTCCTAATTTCATGGTACCTTCTACTTGATAATTATTCTGTGATtcttttttggtgtatttggtttaattGATGTGATTGTTGCTCGGTGGAACTGCCTATTTGTATGAACTTGAGGTgggattgatatcatgttttaATGACCATGAGCAGATAGTAGCAGCTGCTAATAAGCCAGAGCCTCTCAAAATTATGATATCTGGGGCTCCAGCTTCTGGCAAAGGAACCCAATGCGAACTCATCACACAAAAagtaagctttttttttttaatcctacATCAGTAtactctctttgtttttcctcaaattttgtttatttggtaAGTAAGATTGTATGTCTTGGGGTATATTATTTCACGGAATCTTAGGcaaatgattatatttttttgagaaatagttttttatttttttttggtgtttgaAAGATGTCTTGATTgaagttttaaattttctgaAACCAAACATATCCTTAAGTTTTCCCATAGTGATCTGTTTGATGGTAACTAACCATGTCTAAATAGAATACCGATTGTTTTGGGGTGAAAGAGGTTGCTTTGTTAGGTGTATTAATTGCCTAGAATTAAAAGATTGTTCTGCTGTATGGTTTAAACCAGTGGCGGAACCAGCAATTGTGTTGAGCAGGGCCTACTTTTTTTATTGTGCGACACatttatgtaaaaagtaatgctagatacagtcgtAGGGCATGCAAGCTCTAAGcattccatttgaaaaaaagtaaggtccactattaaaaaataattttttcatgtggatccaaaatttacctacttttttcaaaaggattgAGCGAGATTTGCACATCTTAAAACTGctaaaatcatttctcttatgtaaattaaaaagagattgaaaaatcatcaaaacataactacatataaaattatatctcgATAATTTGCTACATAcatgtagaaataaaattctaaacacaacttaatatttgttttaaattctaACGAtaatgtttcatgaaataatattcatccattattatttttgtaataaaatatttaaaatttattttattcatataaacTATCAAGGGATCTTTTAGAATGTTATCTTTTGTTCTAGTATGTAAGCTATTTTATCAGATTTCATGcaaaatctagatattttcatatcacattaaacatataatgctataattgaaagtttaaataaattcatttcttgcttaatgaagtctagaggataaaatttctcaactatttttcatgtagatcattgatcttaaataatttttcttgtagtttcACTTTGGATTCCATATTAAGAAGCCCAATATTGTATATCAAAAAACTTTGGGATCTATATTAATAAgcttattatttctcctaaacttagttttaattttaattttggaggagtcacatccttgaaaataaataatatatagaaattaaacaaaattttgagactataagaaaaaaaattggagatggacatttctagatatattgaaattttaaaaaattttagagagcatatggaaattataaattttttggggGGGCCATGTtctatatctatataattatgtataaaatcTAGGGAGAACGTGGGTCTGCCATTGGTTTAAACCGTCTGTCCGTCTGTGTTAATGGTATCTGTAGCTAGAAGATTAGCTCACAGGCTTTGTCACTTTAGATTCAATGTTTCAAATACATTTATGCCCTTTCTCCATCATGATACACACTCAAAGCAAATGGTTCATGGGGAAAGAGATaatgtaacaccccgttcccgtaggatagagacgttactaacaaacatgataaaatgcccggtaaagagactcattactctgaaatacctcatttattgaaagaaacttaattgaaaggatataaatagttttgaaacttgaaattgaataaagcaaaacatgagctagtcttaagcaagactagttattgaaatgacataaaagaaacttaatccttgtgtaaaagacatttattcatctctaagtccttatactaaatctactcctggccatccagctctgcatcatcataatcaccatctgtggcaatcaacatagtataaaacaaaaagacaaacaacaaaaaatgagtcgaatactcagtaaataatacatcatatcgtaaaatactatctagcttagcataaatttgatttttaaagccttatcataactttcatataacattcatggattaacatgagcggaaacattcataatcatggcaaacatgaagcgtgaatgcatgagtaacttgtttatcttgaattgtacttatttcatggtgaaccacgcttgagtccatggcaccacataacttgtcatgtagtgaaacacgcttgagtccgtgtttcccttaa
This genomic window from Carya illinoinensis cultivar Pawnee chromosome 7, C.illinoinensisPawnee_v1, whole genome shotgun sequence contains:
- the LOC122317277 gene encoding F-box/kelch-repeat protein At3g23880-like, producing MAQEIGNKNASFLRLVEERTLSMEEKKKQQEALIPYLPKDCISNILVRLPLDSLQRSRFVCKAWYTIINSAIFIDAHLRQSESVLIFLSSIKRESLYISPMASIPPEKPNTISVEVKSLQSECVPVFGLPNLSPTLKSYIQCLEINDGKSKIGEYNISCLGNIRAACNGLILLDNKLKKGLIVMNPVTRKLIALPLGTLYPAHVESYGMALSSATGEYKVVHLFQDELGFIGCETLIVGTRLWRGVNGPSFGLVSWFGCEPVSAIGAMHWVPHIDHSDYVVSMDVDEEKFHTTPFPKSCRTHDGIVEMGGFLSFVTHEEVNQIDIWILKGLGEAWTKQHCITMGCIMDMFPFFSMRMKGDMIFKREEDGSFYAYDFQLQVMTRIEMQNGRFPLSCSFLPHVNSLVSWSSRKGSQDLCN